A window of Coturnix japonica isolate 7356 chromosome 2, Coturnix japonica 2.1, whole genome shotgun sequence contains these coding sequences:
- the E2F5 gene encoding transcription factor E2F5 — protein sequence QLLLLSLQAADALAVRQKRRIYDITNVLEGIDLIEKKSKNSIQWKGVGAGCNTKEVVDRLRYLEAEIEDLELKEKELDQQKLWLQQSIKNVMDDSTNHQFSYVTHEDICNCFNGDTLLAIQAPCGTQLEVPIPEMGQNGQKKYQINLKSSSGPIHVLLINKESNSSKPMVFPVPPPDDLAQTPSQPAAPVTPLKPTPATENPPEHGLNQGQQLPETTADTPSESSLQQNSTTPATPYSSLSDSVLYPSLSGDVAQATASSNDYQALLPLDVNCILKPNSFDIAKMEESTGNIGGDIIDELMSSDVFPLLRLSPTPGDDYNFNLDDNEGVCDLFDVQILNY from the exons CAGCTGTTGCTCTTgtctctgcaggctgctgatgCCCTCGCCGtaaggcagaagagaaggatCTATGACATCACCAATGTTTTAGAGGGGATTGATCTCATTGAGAAGAAGTCAAAAAACAGCATCCAGTGGAA aggGGTAGGTGCTGGATGCAATACAAAAGAAGTCGTGGACAGGCTGAGGTATCTTGAAGCTGAAATTGAAGATCTAGagctaaaagagaaagaattggATCAGCAGAAACTGTGGCTACAGCAAAGCATCAAGAATGTTATGGATGATTCTACAAACCACCA attttcatatgTCACCCATGAAGATATCTGTAACTGTTTCAATG GCGACACACTTCTAGCAATTCAAGCACCTTGTGGTACACAGTTAGAAGTACCCATACCCGAAATG GGCCAGAATGGACAGAAGAAATACCAGATCAATCTTAAAAGTAGTTCAGGACCTATCCATGTACTGCTTATAAACAAAGAATCAAATTCCTCCAAGCCCATGGTGTTCCCAGTTCCTCCACCTGATGACCTTGCACAAACCCCAtctcagcctgcagctccagtGACTCCCCTTAAACCTACTCCAGCTACTGAAAATCCACCAGAACATGGTCTTAACCAGGGACAACAGTTgccagaaacaacagcagacACACCGTCAG aAAGCAGTCTGCAGCAGAACAGTACAACTCCAGCAACTCCTTATTCTAGCCTTTCAGACTCAGTGTTGTACCCCAGCCTTTCAGGAGATGTCGCCCAAGCTACAGCGAGCTCCAATGACTATCAGGCTTTGCTCCCTTTGGATGTTAACTGTATCCTCAAGCCAAACTCGTTTGACATAGCAAAGATGGAAGAGTCCACAG GAAATATCGGTGGGGATATTATTGACGAACTTATGTCCTCTGATG tttttcctctcttacGACTCTCTCCTACTCCTGGAGATGACTACAACTTTAACCTGGATGATAATGAAGGAGTCTGTGATCTCTTTGATGTGCAGATACTAAATTATTAG
- the RBIS gene encoding ribosomal biogenesis factor: MGKSRARKAAKAVDVFAIARGAAAGKARAKGRARPVTSGLKKINIANAEKVSKINKAFAEIQKEVQQLSKGSAEEPPKNPKQVTAPSEEEPANVDAATSLLSQL; the protein is encoded by the exons ATGGGGAAGAGCCGGGCACGGAAGGCGGCGAAGGCGGTCGATGTTTTCGCTATCGCCCGCGGCGCTGCTGCCGGGAAGGCCCGAGCGAAGGGCCGGGCGAGGCCCGTCACCTCCGGGCTGAAGAAG ATAAACATTGCAAATGCTGAAAAAGTGAGCAAGataaataaagcttttgctGAGATTCAGAAAGAAGTACAGCAGCTATCGAAAGGTTCTGCAGAGGAACCTCCAAAGAACCCAAAGCAG GTTACCGCACCTTCAGAAGAGGAACCAGCAAACGTGGATGCTGCCACGAGTTTACTATCACAGCTGTAA